Proteins from a single region of Palaemon carinicauda isolate YSFRI2023 chromosome 1, ASM3689809v2, whole genome shotgun sequence:
- the LOC137638003 gene encoding lysosomal proton-coupled steroid conjugate and bile acid symporter SLC46A3-like: MVCARFRKASRLAKDVFSAITIEPMLFLNGMALTGSYAPTENLKLDRYCRVTLGYPSEVCEKMNDGNHESIQVEVQKRVNLFHFYENLISSIIPVLLLSFIATWSDQRGRKVPILLSLFGTTLNSVTYLLVSFFPTWPPEILYVASFCSSFGGGWSLFFMAVYSYMSDMSKAEARTKRLALMKGIWSLGSPAGTALGTLIYDAGGFCWVFGFSTFLYLLCFFYSLFIIKDNKKLIEQNKEISKQQRFWNPKNVVDLFRACLRKRQGNGRWHIMLLLWLMLMIIGTYPHNLYLWVLRVLNWDINSYSIYKIVDDVGTSISMICLTPVFVYLRLHDCSVGSMTLVLLFCRLLAFGMTTSESQWWVPYVFIFIPVEFVSVAIRSRLSKICDENETGRVFAMMAVLEVFWPIADSAIFTSVYGATIENYPSFEHLVGAAFALLAIIGFLGLRLSLNNDEIQTLKKRIDAEQGRYQTKISAAERS; encoded by the exons ATGGTGTGCGCAAGGTTCCGTAAGGCCTCAAGGTTGGCCAAAGATGTTTTCAGCGCGATTACAATTGAACCCATGTTGTTTCTGAATGGAATGGCTTTGACTGGCTCATATGCTCCAACTGAGAATTTGAAGCTTGATCGGTACTGCAGGGTAACACTTGGTTATCCCAGTGAAGTATGTGAGAAAATGAACGATGGGAACCACGAAAGTATACAAGTGGAAGTGCAGAAGCGGGTTAACCTTTTTCACTTTTATGAAAATCTGATATCAAGCATAATTCCCGTGTTACTGTTATCATTTATCGCAACTTGGAGTGACCAAAGAGGGAGGAAAGTGCCTATACTTCTATCATTATTTGGTACCACCCTCAATTCTGTAACCTATCTCTTGGTTTCCTTTTTTCCAACTTGGCCTCCAGAAATTTTGTATGTAGCCTCGTTTTGTTCATCGTTCGGAGGCGGGTGGTCTTTATTCTTTATGGCCGTTTACAGTTACATGTCTGATATGTCAAAGGCTGAAGCTCGAACCAAACGACTTGCTTTAATGAAAGGTATCTGGTCTCTGGGATCTCCAGCCGGTACTGCTTTGGGAACCCTGATCTATGATGCAGGAGGGTTCTGTTGGGTCTTTGGTTTTAGCACGTTCCTTTACCTACTTTGCTTCTTTTACTCTCTTTTcatcataaaagataataaaaaactgatcgaacaaaataaagaaatctccAAACAACAGCGTTTTTGGAACCCTAAGAATGTAGTAGATTTATTTCGTGCTTGCTTAAGAAAGCGGCAAGGAAACGGGAGATGGCATATTATGCTTTTATTATGGCTCATGCTTATGATAATCGGCACATATCCACACAACCTGTACTTATGGGTACTGCGAGTTCTCAACTGGGACATAaactcatacagtatatacaagattGTTGATGATGTTGGTACATCGATTTCAATGATATGCTTAACTCCGGTTTTCGTATACCTGCGTCTCCATGACTGTTCTGTAGGAAGTATGACTCTTGTACTCCTCTTTTGTCGACTCTTAGCTTTTGGGATGACAACTTCAGAAAGCCAGTGGTGGGTTCCTTACGTTTTCATCTTCATTCCAGTGGAGTTTGTCAGCGTCGCTATCAGGAGCAGGTTATCTAAG ATATGTGATGAAAATGAGACTGGCAGAGTGTTCGCTATGATGGCCGTTCTAGAAGTGTTCTGGCCTATTGCAGACAGCGCCATCTTCACAAGTGTCTACGGTGCCACGATCGAAAATTATCCTTCCTTCGAACACCTTGTTGGGGCAGCCTTTGCTCTTTTGGCAATCATAGGCTTTTTAGGCCTAAGGTTGTCTCTGAACAATGATGAAATACAGACGCTGAAGAAGAGGATTGACGCCGAGCAAGGACGATACCAAACCAAGATTTCAGCGGCAGAACGGAGCTAA